ACAAAATCATTAGAATTAAATAATCATGGATACAGCATCGATAACAGAACAGAAAAGGAGTAAAGCATTCAGCTTTAAAGACCAGAGTCCATCGAGTGTCAAAACCAATGTTGTTGCGGGGAAGTCTTCGGTGGCTGTCCAAGGGAAATCTCTCAGTAGGATGAAAGTTCGGAGACAATCCTATGGGTTCGGTGGAGTTGCTGGAATAAGACCTACGGAGCGAAAAAGTTCTCAGGTACTCATACATGTTGCAAGTAACCTAAAATTTTAGAATGCCTGCTGggccgtctcgaccggagtattaccacgacctcacagaaaaccgacgtgaaacaacgcttgcgttgtgtttcgttgtatgagtgaggttaccggaggcccaattacaaccattcccaatcttcccaatccccgattccccaataaccctgaAATTTCTAACACCTAAAACTAatcctttggtgtttcgggtgtccatgggcggcggcaattgctaaccatcaggtgatccgtctgctcgttaatttagtatgtctcacgaaagttataatagcattattgtttatttggatTAAATATATGAGAATAATAATGTACACGAATACTCAGCCAAAGAGATAGAATAAGAAAATAACCATGagaacaatataattattattgtttagcCTGTACCAATAACCGGTACCAATTAACGGCGGCCATGCACAAACTTGATTCGtacaccgcccaactcaaccatattgTAGGGAATAAAGCGAttcaatgcccgtgccaccgccaataagacctttgagtgagcaatAATTATATCAACCGATATTCCTATATATGTccttttatgtaattaatatctgTAAAATGCCTTGTGGCAAGCGAGACTTATTGTATGTTGTTCTTTTAGCTCGGAATGGAATTCAAGAGACCTCCATTGCTCTTCCTGAATACATACCAACTGGAGCCTAAGGTTAAATTTCACGTTCCGAACGTGGAAGCCACCATAAATGCTGTACTAGATGCTTATTGGGAAGGCCACGTATATAGTGTTACGgtaaaggaaaatgttttttatatccTTCCTACATAAGTGCGGTTTTTGATTGTtccttaagtaataataaacaaagaagAACATACGTACTGAATACATGTCAGTCATGTTgcattattacaatataatgaCATGTTTATATGTAATGTTGGCCATGATCCTGTGTGATTGTTTTCAATaattggaaatatattattccaataattggaaatatatttattataatcgtTTAAGTTTTCAATGAAGATTTACGTACATACAATATGTGTTTTTGTCTGAAATTCTCTCGATTGTAATTTGCCATATTTGAACAATTTATTATGTTCTTACTAGCTTCGGGGTACTTTTCTTTATGCTTCGaatatgtaatagttaagctgtgaatcatctatgtgaccgtttccactgatattaagctacgtaactgtgtgaggaagatgcgcagccatccatagcacgcattcatagcacgcatcattcaatataaaaacagaTTAGCTCAGTCCGTTTTCAGCAgtactaagttatgtgtaccaataaataattatgatgggATAGCAtatctgtggtggaaaagcaccctcatatAGCTGTTAACTTCCCCAGGAATCACCAGGACTCACGATGGTAATAGCAGGCGAAGTAATGAGAAATGTGAAGAGTTTGGGCTTCAATCGCTATCGGATCATTGCCGTAGTCTCACTGGTGCAGAAGAGAGCTCAGTCTTACTCCAACGCTGTGGCCTTCCTCTGGGACCACGAGAGAGATAATATGGCCAACATTCACAGGGAAATCACTTCAGCCTTCATACAAGTCACTGTCTTCGGAATATACCTCGATTAATGGCATTTTAACAACTCCTTTATGTTTTGAACTCCTGGTACTTTTTTCGATCGTCTGTGATGTTTTCATTGTCATTGGTATACATCTTATTGTTAGTTAAATATTAGAAGTaattatagaattatttttattatgaattattgttttcatttattttgaattgatgTAGCGATTTCGACTCTTGTTTGCGAAAGACAGcgatggtttttttttgttattggtagtttatttatttgaatttcaaGGCGAGTCTATTCCCTAAGACGGCAAATAGTTTTGATGCAGAAAAATTTATGTCACAccgaattttatttattatcaatctTAATGTAGTTTTGGACTTAATTTTTCTCACAGCCTTAGATAATCATTATATGAAGTGTTTTCATAACACGTAGACGTCCTGTTCCGTTTTAGTGATGGAGTTATCGTCAGCATTTTATACTCTTTGCTATTACCATAGACGAATAAGTAGTAATATTCTTTGATTTAATCCCAATaaatcttttgaaaaatattgcaacacaaactaaataaattgcATGTCGATTTGTCGAATAATAACGTGGAATTAACGTCCAACAAATTGTAACGTTCAAAGCAAATGAAATACTGAGTCAGGTATACACGGCTGCACATCGACCTATACAgtaccagtttatcatggtcttactttgtattatttttctgcgtattcaaaggtcagtttatactggtcttTAGAGTATACATCGACTGAATTGATGCCATTCAACATGGAAGAAACTCTATTTCAATTTAGttccttttaaaattcataCCTTCGTCGCCTGTAGCTCAAGCtgaagtatttctttttaaatgttacCGAGTTCTTTGGTGGACTCAAAAAGCTTTCGATAACAATACCTTTTTGTaggattttattgaaattttatttcggTAATACATTGGAAATTAAATTACTGAGTGGTCGATGGTTTTGAATGTCAAAGATAAGTGGTGAACAAAATTGACCTTTATAGATACGTAGGTTGGAGTTTAAAATGGTTGacactttttatgttttttatgatattatgtgttttattttcagttatgttcagtttttcTGTCTACGTGTTAACAAAGGATAAGTAGTTATACTACGATGTAAAATATACGTTTTTACATTTGCTGATCAATATACTTAGgttaaataatataacgttAGACAAATAATAGAAGAAGTCTTTTCCTAAAGGTTTTGCCTTACATAGACATATTAGATCACATTTAACCACAAAGTTATGCTTAACACAACTGCATTTTTCTATCTGTATGTATTTACTGTTCGTTCATTAAAACTAACACCAATGACAAATGACTTTGAACAGAAAACACCAATAAAACCCTCAACTTTTTTCGAAATTTCATCTCACACatttagtccattgaaatgttacatgagctttacattttttagaggacgcaattttattatttgatcatgtagggggtcaatagaagcttaacttgaagtttgtggggtcgccacccttgtccctcggccgccatcttggaaaaagggatggaaacactttttttgctatatctcggaaactatgcatcgtaataaaaatttttaaatcataatttgtagaaaattattttgcctacaaatatgtttaataactttttgccctaaattaacaattaaagaagttataagtaaaaaagtgaattttttttaataaaataatctcttttgctctataactttttttttacattttataaataaatggcttcagaccaatcttgtagaatatttttcgagaattttttttccctacaactgttttcaatttcattcatcagaaactcagttacagcgctcccaagttaaccgggttcgtcaaattagtccagtcaaataagcttaaattaggtaagaatctcggaatgcgagatgaccagctgtaattttgtaaatacttgtatattgccCCCTAAaccttgtctcaaaaccatggtatatatggtagggtgtaagcaactcttaaaattcagggtcaaaggtcccaaaaatcattcttttgcggttttttggaaatatctcatttcctatgagtttttggtatttgtattcattatcaatattgtagaatacaaaattttctacaacttttgtcaaaatttttttttacatcatgAACCGtagtcgagttagagggcggagaacgcacggtcactgcatcacatcagacattttttttttcagctaacctaccCGTGATagttggttatggataggacattaaaaaagacgttatggtttctaaaaccatttttcgtctaattcaattgtttgaaagatagacgcttccaaagtggaaaattgaccgtgcgttctccgccctctaactcgacaacggttcaccatgtaaaaaaaaaattagacataagttgtagagaattttgtattctacaatattgataatgaatataaataccaaaaacccataggaaatgagatatttccaaaaaaccgcaaaagaacgatttttgggacctttgaccctgaattttaagagttgcttacaccctaccatatataccatggttttgagacaaggtttagggggtcaatatacaagtatttacaaaattacagctggtcatctcgcattccgagattcttacctaatttaagcttatttgactggactaatttgacgaacccggttaacttgggagcgctgtaactgagtttctaatgaatgaaattgaaaacagttgtagggaaaaaaaattctcgaaaaatattctacaagattggtctgaagtcatttatttataaaatgtaaaaaaaagttatagagcaaaggagaaaattttattaacaaaatttcacttttttacttataacttctttaattgttaatttagggcaaaaagttattaaacatatttgtaggcaaaataattttctacaaattatgattttaaaaattttattacgatgcatagtttccgagatatagcaaaaaaagtgtttccatccctttttccaagatggcggccgagggacaagggtggcgaccccacaaacttcaagttaagcttctattgacccccctacatgatcaaaaaataaaattgcgtcctctaaaaatgcataattcggccctcaaattgtaacatttcaatggactaattAAAGTTTACCAATTTTATTGCCTCAATATCAATTTTACACTTTTATGGCAGTAAAAAGACAAGCAAATACATTTGAAACTGCTTAGTAATACACGGTTTAtgccatatttttatattacaactaGTTCTTACCTGtggttttgtttgtaaaggtgcgactgttaatataaatatgagtgATGAATACAGCCTCATTTTATTAACCTTGATTTTATagctataaaaacattttcggtgttgtctgaaaaatacttgggtgtcttcaagtcccgagtgaacaggtAAGCATGCTCCATAATCAGAGATTTCCATCTAATGACAGATTATGAcatattacaaaaattaaattacgcAGTACTTCTCCAGCTTTccaaaattttaaagtaatcttCACAGAAAAATGTTTCTCAATTTGACAagaagacaaacaaacagtcacatttaaacataataatatacatactagggactattatacattatattaccTTTTAGGTGATTGGTCGTATGAAAATATCGTTAAATATAAGACTCGTGGATGCAAAGGCACGTTCGATGTCAACTTTTAACGTTTTGCTGACGGCAGCACTACGATTGCATCTGTCACGggtgaaattaaaaacaaacatggcgccttgttatgttataagttaaaGAATGTGAAGAAAATTGGATGTGATTTGTCCGATAAACTGTCTTGATAATAAAAAGGTGACTGCGTGACTGTCAAGAACGGTGACTCAGGTTAGGTTTTTGAAAATTACATGCATTGTAGATTTGTGTcttgcttttttaaattaaatagcgctttaattaaaaaaaaaaccgaccgGCTTAAGACTATTTCCTATTTTTGAAGTCGGAAagccatccaatgacttctctcgccttggacgtggcgggagggaatgtcagactgttactgactaaaaaccaccccgttcctactcctgcttttcgagccggagctccggtaacccgctaggcagtccgcagctccggagtctTTCCAGTCTAGTCTTTTGAATTGTACATAGGCATTCAGTTTTTATATCAACTTCTTATATACAAAGTATAAATACAATATCCTATGTAAACTTTATAGACTATCTAcaacttagaaaaatatttgcacCTATTTCCTACACAAATAAACCCtagcattaaatataatattccaAGAACTCTTCTGAaggcaaatattttattagaactgCGTTCCATTACTCGATGGCAAATTGGACGCGATTCCTGGAAGATCTGATTGCGGAAACGTCCGGAGATCAGAAGAACGTACTTGAAGAGAATCGATGGGTCTCCAGATGATATGatttttactttcaatatttattttaaaaaaaccttcCTATATTTTCTAATCGAAATGAACTATGAATCGGGACTATTTCTTTTGGTTCGGGGAAAAGTTAATGGTTTTAATGTGAAAGAAAATCAATTCTGCACGAATAGGCCAGCTCGTCGGTTCGTCGGCCGGCTCGtctagtgataccacggtctcacagaaaaccgacgtgaatcaacACTTGCTTGTGTAAGTGATGTTACCGGAAGACCAATtatcccccctttccaatcttcctaatccccgattcgccctacaacccttaaattcctaagcccacAAGGCCGGTAATGAACTTGTAACACCTcaagtgtttcgggtgttcacgGGCGGCAGCGATACCATCAGGCGATGCGTCTGTTCTTTTACCGGTTGATAGACCATAaaacagtaacaaaacaaaactatcgTCTAAGATATTTTCAACGAtaaagcaaataatatttttaattttcctataAATGAATTCTGTTTACTACTGTTAGTCACAAATGGTCTGTTCTGAATAGTATAAGTATTGAGTAGTCATTTCTTTATCACAATACCTAACTAACACTGACGAATCTGATTAAGATTCAACACTGGTTTCAAATTAGAGAAAGGACTAGAGGAACTAGAATTTccttaacttaaatattttagtcgtCTCTTTGtaatactaatagaattatCTACTATTTCATTCTAAACAAAgtatttcaaaatgtaatttatcaAACTTATACTTTTAGAGTAGTAGGTAACTACGCCATAGTAAGTTAAAATAGTATCTAAACTTGCCTAGACTTATCTATGTGTACGAAGATTTTTTCATTAGTtgtatttttggaaaataattttgGCGTAGTAGTCTTGAGTAGGATACATTTTGGTCTAATCTCTGCTCTTCCTGTTAGTGAGGTAACACTGGCCAACAGTGCTCTGGGATAAACTTAACCTTATTACAAGCTTAATTCTTGTTCGTTAGATATATTGGATACTCAATATTAGTACATATTACTCAATATTACTCCGTATATTTGATACGAAACACAAAGCACGTTGcgcagcgttgtttcacgttggttttctataaggccgtgcacgtggtatcactcgggtcaagccagcccattcttgccgaagcatggctatcccacCCTTAAAATCCTGCCTGATCTGAACCCTTACTTAGTACTCCACGAGAAAACTGATTCTAATCAGCCCATTCCAATATTTACCTGTATATATGAATTTCTCACGTCAATAACTAAaggaaaactaataaaaataaataaattaaaaaaattaaaaaacccgactgcataaaaaacactttaaataaaaactgaaaagtaaaaaacaagcttagtctaaaagtgtagatagcaatgctattaccacaaaattaaataatttcataatcaatacacaaaaaataataatcttatgcgaaacataattgagtgtaacagtcgggacccatattgaatgatttaagtctagtttatttaatgggtcccgactgttacactcaattatgtttcgcataagattattattttttgtgtattgattatgaaattatttaattttgtggtaatagcattgctatctacacttttagactaagcttgttttttacttttcagtttttatttaaagtgttttttatgcagtcgggttttttaatttttttaatttatttatttttatttaacactttttagtttttagttagttataatacggctatgtgtttctcaagatttcacccgcgacacgagagaactacttccaataccaagataataaaaaaataacacacgtcgatccagttatttcagattgattgcgtaacacaaagagagtaaaggaattagaaaaagaagaaggattaaggacagtaaaatttactatttacaaatttcgtaaacggtctaattctttaaaagaattttcgttgtgtggactatttaatatttttttggatcttttattgtgaggggtttttgtccgtaatagtattaatccttatccttttaaatagtctattaattttctacattaaatgaagataaaatttgctctttacactgtttcaaaatttctactagttttagacaaaaaacggtctttacagttgacgcgtcgcatgggctataggtaaacgactatgtagatagattccttatttaacgttcagcaaagcgagggcgggtcgctagtcctttatttataaataaattcattgtaaataatttagttaagacgtacttttattatcacttttcacttttaagttcagacaccgctagtcaatcgcgtcgcgtagtacctatacgagtgtttagtttggataataaagaacataattgcacatagtatttttttttctatatgtcagtgatataccattttggaatcctcatgatgagctctttaatttgatacccatattgtagcaaacaaaaaaaattttttttttttttactcctactagggcgcctcacggccgccattttggtttttgttttacgtcacatatctaagaacacttgggtaattaagacgaatccaacgataccctgattgtcgaaatccatcaagccgtttcgaagaaatgaggtaataaagaatattaggctcatacatacaagatacgcgcgaaaaacataacccttccttggcagtcgggtaataaaacGGTTTCGCTGCAGTATGTCGGATATCGCTACCTCCGAACGATTTGCATACGAAATATTGAAACTGAAACAACACCGAGCAGACTGaataaactgaataaataatcaaatctaACAACAAAAACGTTTTGATTAAAAACTTGTTGTTTACCAgttagaatttaattttgtttggaaGGAATATGATATTTgaaattggttttttttattttgttttggtttcgAGTTACTTTTGTTGAGGGGGAGTATCAATCAATAGCTTAAACAGTATGAATTTGAACCTTAGCAGCTTATGATGATAGTTCACTTTATGTGTGTAATACGATAATCGCAATGTCTGGCAGACGGCTTGGAGATCGAAGTATTGTCAAAATAGTAGAGCCATTAGTATCTTTTATCATAGACATTGTACTGATATTGGATGACTTCTGGTGGCTAATTCTTCGAAAAATATTgtgaagtaaataattttataacctaGCTAACTACTAAAAATTGTACCTGAGAATGTTGGATCGCTTTGCCATAGTTGATGTTTGACTGTCGTACTCAAATTCATTTAGTGGTTAcataactcagtccttagcattcgttttcggaacaaaatcgtaactaaggaaTGGTTTGAGAAATAATTACATATCTCTAAGTACGGCAATAACTGTACAAAGTACAGTTAAGCAACGTTATTTATCAAAATGAAACACTGAATAGGGTCTATCATTAAAAAGCGCGATTTAATCAACTTATAACGAGGAGCATTTTAATAGATAATTCTGGAAAGAAATTCTCGTTAAAATGTCATAatcgttaaaaataataatcgtcTTATATTAGTCTTGGGAGCCGAAGTACACTTTTAGTAATTGACAATCTGAAATGATTGTAGAGGTCTTCATAAGGGTCTGTATAGACGAGGGACTTGCATCACTCTTACCTCTTCGTGAGTTATTCGTCTTAGTTTATAAggtactagcaaacctggcgaactccatttcgccaacaatgatttttcctgtttttcaaAGCTATTATACAatgagtataaaataaaatactttaaaaaatatcttagcaATCACCACGATGAACAAGGCTTTCGAGAAAAGAAATCGCTCTTAAATTGATTCGGCTGTTCAGGAGCTACGATGCTATAGTTGTGTTATTTCTTGTGTTGGTGGTCTACAGTACATAACAGTTAAGTCAAGTTTTTGGTAGATTGTTTACTATaccgatattttttttagagtAACTTGTCTACGTATCAAAGTCCTGGCTGATGCCtcatccagagctgcggactacctaacgggtttatcggggcttcgactcgaaaagcagcagtaggacggggtagtttttagtcagtaagaatctgtcactctctctcgccttgcccaagtcGAAAGAAtttattggatgatattcccccatAAAAAAGCGTCTAGCCAGAAAGTACCTTTTCTATTCTGTTTGGTACGTAGAACCTAATGTTTTCTTCAATCTCCGGTCGCTTATATAAACAtgtatgtactcgtatgtaAGTTTTTTCCCATTTTCTGACATATTCAATTAAGTTCAAACGATCGCCAGATCctctgatgttttttttttgttgaatttaacGGTAATGCGATGGAACTTAGTAGTCACTACGTACTTGTTGTTTACTTAATAGAGTTTTAGTAGATTTTTCTAAAGAAATCAGCCTAGCCCTTAAGTTTGTGGCATTGAAAATACTCTAGAACATAACTACAACAacagccttttatccccgaaagggtaggcagaggtgcatattacggcatgtaatggcgctatacaatatacgcccacttttcaccatttgtgttataagtcccatgtaatagggggtcagcatatttactgggcacaatttcagactccgtgctactactgggaaattatcgaaaaaccgaaaaaagtccagttaTCCTTTGCTCAACCCGGGAATTGAAaacgagaccccttgtccgacagtcgcacgtGCTCTATAACATAAAATCATCGTAAATTACTACACTATGAAGTTCAACATAATTATCAACCCTCTTCACTTTACATTGACTTACATTAGTTGAGCTACCCCTCAATATTAAGTGAAAGAATAATGAATGAAAAGACAAAACAGCGTGACCAACCCCACGACACAAGTTCAGTGTCAAACACTGACCTGATTAAAACCTAAATGGAGACAGTCACGAACGTCTGATTCAGGGAATATGGGTCAATGATGAGACAACATAATGTATATTGTGTATGATTGAAAGACAATGAGACGTACTACAAATCCAAAATGTGCTTATGAGAAACATGGTTTGTTTGTTGTTAAGGAGTATGTGATTTATTGGAGAGATTAATtcccgtactcagagacatttaatgattactcaaactattccttagtaacattTTGTTGCGAAAGCAATTGCTAAGAACATGGTTATGTAGCtgttaaatgactttgaatACGGCAGTAAGAGTTAATAATATATGGTAGTaagaatacaaaatacaaagttGAAACCATTTAATTTGACTTTTCTTTGAGAAGGGAATTCGTCttatcgccttgggcgaggcgagagggagtgtcagactcttactgactaaaaaccatcacgGTCccactcctgtttttcgagctggagcctcaGTAACctgctagtccgcagctcatttAGTTAGACTAGTATCATCGTAAAGATATTGAGGTGAGATTGAGAAAAagtcataaattattaatttacactAGAATGGATTTGAAGACTACGTGAAACGTTAAACAAATCAACACCTAaccaaaatataacaatatcagCTAGCGCCAGATTAaacacatctatacatataataaaatcgtagaaaagtgctgtctgtacattgaaaataaaaataaaaaaaatagcaggggttattgttatgtcgatgtcgaacccaaaaatgtaattaactttttttttgtctgtttgtctgtttgtctgtttgtctgtttgtctgtttgtctgttcgtctgtgcgcgctaatctcagaaacggctgatccgagttggatgcggttttcacgaatatattgtgggatgcttaaatttacatttagtgtttgtttcatgtcaatcggttcataaataaaaaagttatgtcaaattaaagaatcacgtcgaacattctatgcttataccattaatctccgtaactatttgacggatttggttgaaatttggtacagatatagtttagaaccttatattagaaaggacatagatatatttttatttcaaaaatcaaaaaataaaataaaaataaaataaaaataaaataaaaataaaataaaaataaaataaaaataaaataaaaataaaataaaaataaaataaaaataaaataaaaataaaataaaaataaaaataaaataaaaataaaataaaataaaataaaaataaaataaaataaaaataaaataaaaataaaataaaaataaaataaaaataaaaaaaaataaaaaaaaaaaataaaaataaaaataaaataaaataaaaataaaaataaaataaaaataaaataaaaataaaataaaaataaaataaaaataaaataaaaataaaataaaaataaaataaaaataaaataaaaataaaataataaaataaaaataaaataaaaataaatataaaataaaaataaaaataaaaataaaaataaaaataaaaataaaaataaaaataaaaataaaaataaaaataaaaataaaaataaaaataaaataaaaataaaataaaaataaaataaaaataaaataaaaataaaataaatataaatataaatataaaaataaaaataaaaataaaaataaaaataaaaataaaaataaaattacaaattgttcagttcatgttattgttttaattcattggaaatttgtttttacaaaatagtaaaaagcaatgaaaaatataacataatacaacttttattacaaaga
This window of the Spodoptera frugiperda isolate SF20-4 chromosome 23, AGI-APGP_CSIRO_Sfru_2.0, whole genome shotgun sequence genome carries:
- the LOC118267061 gene encoding dynein light chain Tctex-type 5-like, which encodes MDTASITEQKRSKAFSFKDQSPSSVKTNVVAGKSSVAVQGKSLSRMKVRRQSYGFGGVAGIRPTERKSSQLGMEFKRPPLLFLNTYQLEPKVKFHVPNVEATINAVLDAYWEGHVYSVTESPGLTMVIAGEVMRNVKSLGFNRYRIIAVVSLVQKRAQSYSNAVAFLWDHERDNMANIHREITSAFIQVTVFGIYLD